From Desulfobacterales bacterium, a single genomic window includes:
- a CDS encoding IS110 family transposase: protein MQKKILYIGLDVHKKSIDVAITDARANGKVRSYGKIDGTLQALDKLVGKLKSPGADLHFVYEAGPCGYPIYRHLTSKGHSCSVVAPSLVPKRSGDRIKTDRRDALNLVRLFRAGELTSIYVPTAEDEAIRDLLRCRVDIRRIERKTRQQLLAFLLRHGHYYPGKKNWTKGHMNWLAELKPAHRAQQIVLQEYIDAANECTRRIKRITEQIQDLVAQWSRAPFVRAYQALRGVSLIVATTVVAEIGDMNRFKNPKQLMAYLGLVPSEHSSGNRIRRGSITKTGNSHVRRALIEAAWTYNLRARKTKPILKRQQGLDDRICEISWKAQLRLCGKYRRLFARGKSKQAITTAIARELSAFIWAIDKQVQQITA from the coding sequence ATGCAAAAGAAAATATTGTATATTGGCTTGGATGTCCACAAAAAAAGCATCGATGTTGCCATCACCGACGCACGTGCCAACGGTAAGGTTCGATCCTATGGTAAAATTGATGGAACACTCCAAGCGTTGGACAAACTGGTAGGCAAACTCAAATCACCGGGGGCAGATCTTCATTTTGTTTATGAGGCCGGCCCCTGTGGTTATCCGATTTATCGTCATTTAACCTCAAAAGGTCATAGCTGTTCAGTGGTGGCGCCTTCGCTTGTTCCAAAACGAAGTGGCGATCGTATTAAAACCGACCGGCGCGATGCGCTCAATCTGGTGCGTTTGTTTCGTGCTGGAGAACTGACCAGCATTTATGTGCCAACCGCAGAAGACGAGGCCATACGGGATCTGCTTCGCTGCCGTGTTGACATTAGACGAATCGAACGTAAAACCCGTCAGCAGTTGCTGGCTTTTTTATTGCGCCATGGGCATTATTATCCGGGAAAGAAAAACTGGACAAAGGGGCATATGAATTGGCTTGCTGAGCTCAAACCTGCTCACCGAGCACAGCAAATTGTTTTACAGGAATACATTGATGCGGCTAATGAGTGCACGCGTCGAATAAAACGCATCACAGAACAAATCCAGGACTTAGTTGCTCAATGGAGCCGTGCGCCTTTTGTCAGGGCCTACCAGGCGCTACGGGGTGTATCGCTGATTGTGGCAACTACCGTTGTCGCAGAGATCGGTGATATGAATCGTTTCAAAAATCCGAAACAATTAATGGCTTATCTGGGTCTTGTACCCTCTGAGCATTCAAGCGGCAATCGGATCCGTCGCGGTTCCATTACCAAAACCGGCAATAGTCATGTTCGCCGGGCGCTTATCGAAGCTGCCTGGACCTATAACTTGAGGGCGCGAAAAACAAAACCGATCCTGAAACGGCAACAAGGTCTTGATGATCGAATTTGTGAAATATCTTGGAAGGCTCAACTGCGCTTGTGCGGTAAGTATCGCCGCCTTTTTGCTCGGGGAAAATCAAAGCAAGCCATTACCACCGCGATTGCAAGAGAATTAAGTGCCTTTATCTGGGCCATCGATAAACAGGTGCAGCAAATAACTGCTTGA
- a CDS encoding 50S ribosome-binding GTPase: MNFDRHTAILKALGKIAESKNDLQRLSTELGQAPMWLPGRGLEKQCHQATGMIDGIAERFERKLVLTLVGPSGSGKSTLLNALAGVDDLSDIGHERPTTDHLIVFSANAGDSDQLVEELNSEIVETRSNPAAVRFEHVLLVDTPDTDSRAFRKHIPIVEKTIARSDMLICVFDAENPKRRDHVDFLARFIPNFSGESLVCVLNKCDRLDKAELKDQIVPDFLEHIRTGWQVPADRVFCISARRNLNDPNWDAAAEPRHDFDEFEELQQLVVNTINQAGFVIDRRIENVRRLRDFVFEEAGRHVLGHQAVLSDAAERMAATEKKALEDALAGMQESGVQQLFGLNVLVYQKLAQRWLGPMGWMIAIWARLLIFGSGLMAVLRFGRPVRQVLNRLSAIKQSKDSQAALDDPQKDQQMIAAFRNYRLVVLESWPEIAKSLVRGGFDSSIRKVEDALSGTAGFEEKLAAIWSGALDGQIERLTTKLSGLFVQFLFNLPAVGILGYCGWLTLESFFTGEYLSGDFFMHAFWAIGLVLFLSFFILQLCIRAVASTNRITAKAFEKLKHQMDHLQELNQNPVKAQLDTVLALAALAESDR; this comes from the coding sequence ATGAATTTTGATCGTCATACAGCCATTTTAAAGGCTCTGGGTAAAATCGCCGAATCTAAAAATGACCTGCAGCGCTTAAGCACCGAGCTGGGACAGGCACCGATGTGGCTGCCTGGCCGCGGGCTTGAAAAACAGTGCCATCAGGCCACCGGCATGATCGACGGTATCGCTGAGCGCTTTGAGCGCAAGCTGGTGCTCACGCTTGTCGGCCCCAGCGGCTCGGGCAAATCCACTTTGCTAAACGCCCTGGCCGGGGTGGATGACCTTTCCGACATCGGTCATGAGCGGCCCACCACCGATCATTTGATTGTTTTCAGCGCCAATGCCGGGGATAGTGATCAATTGGTGGAAGAGCTGAACAGTGAAATTGTTGAAACCCGCTCGAACCCGGCGGCGGTGCGCTTTGAGCACGTGCTTCTGGTGGATACCCCCGATACTGACAGCCGCGCATTTCGCAAACATATCCCCATTGTCGAAAAGACCATCGCCCGATCAGATATGCTGATCTGCGTATTTGATGCCGAGAACCCCAAGCGACGAGACCATGTTGATTTTCTGGCGCGCTTTATCCCCAACTTCAGTGGGGAATCCCTGGTGTGCGTTCTCAATAAATGCGACCGGCTGGACAAAGCGGAGCTCAAGGATCAAATCGTGCCCGATTTTTTAGAGCATATCCGCACGGGCTGGCAGGTGCCGGCAGATCGGGTGTTTTGCATATCGGCCCGCCGCAATCTCAACGATCCCAATTGGGATGCCGCTGCTGAACCGCGGCATGATTTTGACGAATTTGAAGAGCTGCAGCAGCTGGTGGTCAACACCATCAACCAGGCCGGCTTTGTCATCGACCGGCGAATTGAAAATGTGCGGCGCCTGCGGGATTTTGTCTTTGAAGAAGCCGGCCGCCACGTTTTAGGCCATCAGGCTGTTTTATCAGATGCGGCTGAGCGTATGGCTGCGACTGAAAAAAAAGCGCTGGAGGATGCGCTGGCCGGCATGCAGGAAAGCGGGGTACAACAATTGTTCGGGTTGAATGTGCTGGTGTATCAGAAGCTGGCTCAGCGCTGGCTGGGGCCCATGGGGTGGATGATTGCCATCTGGGCGCGGCTGCTGATTTTTGGCAGCGGCCTCATGGCTGTTCTGCGATTCGGCCGGCCGGTGCGCCAGGTGCTCAACCGTTTGTCGGCCATAAAACAGTCCAAAGATAGCCAGGCAGCCCTTGACGATCCGCAAAAAGATCAGCAGATGATAGCGGCTTTCAGAAATTACCGTCTGGTGGTGCTGGAAAGCTGGCCCGAAATTGCCAAATCCCTTGTTAGGGGCGGCTTTGACAGCTCGATTCGCAAAGTAGAAGATGCCTTGTCAGGCACCGCCGGTTTTGAAGAAAAGCTGGCCGCCATCTGGAGCGGGGCTTTGGACGGCCAGATCGAGCGTTTGACCACCAAGCTCAGCGGCCTGTTTGTTCAATTTCTTTTCAATTTGCCCGCCGTCGGTATTCTGGGGTATTGCGGCTGGTTGACCCTGGAATCCTTTTTCACCGGCGAGTACCTTTCCGGCGATTTTTTTATGCACGCCTTCTGGGCCATCGGTCTGGTTTTATTTTTAAGCTTCTTTATTCTGCAGTTGTGCATCCGAGCCGTGGCCTCCACCAACCGAATCACGGCCAAAGCCTTTGAAAAACTCAAGCATCAGATGGACCATCTCCAAGAGCTCAATCAAAATCCGGTCAAGGCTCAGCTAGATACCGTGCTTGCGCTTGCTGCTTTGGCGGAGTCAGATCGTTGA
- a CDS encoding GIY-YIG nuclease family protein, with protein MTLADLEVLTLDCQATGANPQKGHLLEIGWIQTCAAANGIPDDLTASAYRVALPEDVEIPPAVQRVTGITRTEAEGALPAAEIWRKLAQTAQQIAAAAQTDRCPTIIHYCRFEKAFLKHLHAAEQQPDDFPLDIICTHEIAKRLLFSLPRRGLRAVAGYFGHSVPQLRRSGAHAVATAVIWQHFVEQLAAEHGVTDLDQLNSWLKDTTPRTRTGRDYPMKPDIRLNLPDNPGVYRMLRSNGDLLYIGKATSLKQRVNSYFRQKGPHAEHTLEMLSQAANLKVTRTDSALEAAVLESDEIKRHNPPYNIALQTGQRNLVFCSRDLEHCAAQPDADYCIGPLPAGLTTTAMNAFASWHKDRDASTDHSLENAYALLGVPQTYAPDPDCLSEGLALFQSHHLNRLKNPSAMRILAGLGHQLWGERLKAIAEAKLAAAEEADEEVLDEADEVNKEEPSWTPEAVARGIEHAIMRGALLIRRARWLCLLSESSLAWEARNAGDPHKHVLLFENGTVGARKEMPAAQKSTLPAGYAKRIQQRQNIFDVATYERLRVVTTELRRLVGDGRKIELRIGPKAILSSRQLARLLPWV; from the coding sequence ATGACCCTCGCCGATCTTGAAGTATTGACCTTAGACTGCCAGGCCACCGGTGCCAACCCGCAAAAAGGGCACCTGCTGGAAATCGGTTGGATTCAGACCTGTGCTGCCGCAAACGGCATACCGGATGATTTGACCGCCAGCGCCTATCGTGTAGCACTACCGGAGGATGTTGAGATCCCCCCGGCAGTGCAGCGTGTTACCGGCATCACACGGACAGAGGCTGAAGGGGCCCTTCCTGCCGCCGAGATCTGGCGCAAGCTCGCCCAGACCGCACAGCAGATAGCGGCTGCCGCTCAGACAGACAGATGCCCCACCATCATCCATTATTGCCGTTTTGAAAAAGCGTTTCTCAAGCACCTGCATGCGGCTGAGCAGCAGCCGGATGACTTTCCTTTGGACATCATCTGTACCCACGAAATCGCCAAACGCCTGCTGTTTAGCTTGCCGCGCAGAGGGCTGCGGGCCGTAGCCGGTTACTTCGGGCATTCGGTTCCCCAACTGCGCCGCAGCGGCGCTCATGCTGTGGCCACGGCCGTGATCTGGCAGCATTTTGTTGAGCAGCTGGCCGCCGAACATGGTGTTACCGATTTAGATCAACTCAACAGCTGGCTGAAAGACACGACTCCGCGAACGCGAACCGGTCGGGATTATCCCATGAAACCCGACATTCGTCTCAATTTGCCGGACAACCCCGGCGTCTATCGCATGCTGCGCTCCAACGGAGATTTGCTGTACATCGGAAAGGCCACTTCCCTCAAACAGCGGGTCAACAGTTATTTTCGCCAAAAAGGGCCGCATGCAGAGCACACCCTTGAAATGCTCAGTCAGGCCGCCAATCTAAAGGTGACCCGCACCGACTCGGCGTTGGAAGCTGCCGTGCTGGAATCAGATGAGATCAAACGCCACAATCCACCCTATAACATCGCTCTGCAAACCGGGCAGCGCAACCTGGTTTTTTGCTCCCGCGATCTTGAACACTGCGCTGCTCAGCCCGATGCCGACTATTGCATCGGCCCGCTGCCCGCAGGGCTCACCACCACTGCCATGAACGCCTTCGCGAGTTGGCACAAAGACCGGGACGCAAGCACGGATCATTCTCTCGAAAACGCGTATGCCCTGCTGGGTGTGCCACAAACCTATGCCCCGGATCCGGACTGCCTATCAGAAGGTCTGGCTTTATTTCAAAGCCATCATCTGAATCGCTTAAAAAACCCTTCCGCCATGAGGATCCTGGCCGGACTCGGCCATCAACTCTGGGGTGAAAGGCTTAAGGCCATTGCGGAAGCCAAATTAGCAGCGGCCGAAGAAGCGGATGAAGAGGTTCTCGACGAGGCGGATGAGGTAAATAAGGAAGAGCCAAGCTGGACGCCGGAAGCCGTGGCCCGCGGCATCGAACATGCCATTATGCGCGGCGCGCTTTTGATTCGCCGCGCCCGCTGGCTGTGCCTGCTGAGTGAATCATCTTTGGCCTGGGAAGCCCGTAATGCAGGCGACCCGCACAAACATGTCCTGTTGTTTGAAAACGGCACTGTGGGCGCACGGAAAGAAATGCCTGCCGCCCAAAAATCTACCCTGCCGGCGGGCTATGCCAAACGCATCCAGCAGCGTCAGAACATTTTTGATGTCGCCACCTACGAGCGCCTGAGGGTGGTTACCACCGAATTGCGGCGGCTGGTGGGCGATGGCCGCAAAATTGAGCTGCGCATTGGCCCAAAGGCGATACTCAGCAGCCGCCAGCTGGCCAGGTTATTGCCATGGGTATAA
- a CDS encoding metallophosphoesterase — translation MGIIRILLIADTHLGYDLPFRPRIQRRRRGPEFFANFERALKPALNREVDAVVHGGDVLYRSKVPPRLVEMAFEPLKRVAESGVPVYLVPGNHERSAIPHGHLAQHPGIHLFDRPRTFILQTKQGALALAGFPFVRTAVRKHFLDLVAQTGWCQKEADGYVLCVHQSVDGATVGPSGYTFRYSHDVIRSGDIPAGFAAVLAGHIHRFQVLTKDLRGRPLKAPVFYPGSIERTSFAEKEEPKGYLILEFETLKTSTAGLKDWAFHELPTRPMAQLELHAAGMNAAQIQAWIQSSLYDLPPDSIVKLKVHGKISPQAMATFRAPALRALAPDSMNIDAALVDYAYYRK, via the coding sequence ATGGGTATAATCCGTATCCTGCTGATCGCCGACACCCATCTGGGATATGACCTGCCCTTCCGACCGCGCATCCAACGGCGCCGCAGGGGCCCGGAGTTTTTCGCCAATTTTGAACGCGCCCTCAAACCAGCTTTAAATCGCGAAGTGGACGCCGTGGTCCACGGCGGCGACGTATTGTATCGCAGCAAAGTGCCGCCCCGCCTGGTGGAAATGGCCTTTGAGCCGCTCAAACGGGTAGCTGAGAGCGGCGTACCGGTCTATCTGGTGCCCGGCAATCATGAGCGCTCAGCCATTCCCCACGGCCATCTGGCGCAACACCCCGGTATTCATTTGTTCGATCGCCCGCGCACCTTCATCCTGCAAACAAAGCAGGGGGCACTGGCACTGGCCGGCTTTCCGTTTGTGCGCACTGCCGTTCGCAAACATTTTTTGGATTTGGTTGCGCAAACCGGCTGGTGCCAAAAGGAGGCCGACGGCTATGTCCTTTGTGTGCATCAGTCGGTTGATGGGGCTACTGTCGGCCCCAGTGGCTATACCTTTCGCTATAGCCACGATGTCATCCGCAGCGGCGATATCCCCGCCGGTTTTGCAGCGGTTTTAGCCGGGCATATCCACCGTTTTCAGGTCTTAACAAAGGACCTCAGAGGCAGGCCATTGAAAGCCCCGGTGTTTTACCCCGGATCCATCGAGCGCACTTCCTTTGCCGAAAAAGAGGAGCCCAAAGGCTATCTCATCCTGGAATTTGAGACGCTAAAAACGTCAACGGCAGGTTTGAAGGATTGGGCGTTTCACGAGCTGCCGACCCGCCCCATGGCCCAGCTCGAGTTGCACGCCGCCGGCATGAACGCTGCTCAGATCCAGGCCTGGATTCAATCAAGCCTGTATGACCTGCCACCGGACAGCATTGTGAAGCTAAAGGTGCACGGCAAGATTTCACCGCAGGCCATGGCCACTTTCAGGGCCCCTGCCCTGCGGGCCCTGGCACCGGACAGCATGAACATCGACGCTGCTTTGGTGGATTATGCGTATTATCGAAAATGA
- a CDS encoding GNAT family N-acetyltransferase, producing the protein MSKIDNTRWEDRVVAPKDVLAHIRPGMTIFLGSGVAEPRTLMKTLIDSGLSNINDLELIQLTRHSDFHSLKKLDWQKYHLKTFFSTMVSTEAVIAGNVDLIPGRFSQIPRIIKSKRLPIDVAFVQITPPNEDGYCSLGIAVDVAREAMEQASVVVGEINTQIPFTFGDTIVPISDFDLLIKSTEPPTYFKRWPVNSAIDQVAANIAQVIEDGDCISFFTGALFEALGRHLAHKRHLGIHSYLFTDALMDLVKSGAVTNYHKAVFRGKSVASYALGTPALMAWLDQNPLVELQSIEQVFDPTQIGRNPNFVVVQQARKVDLLGRIAFPTGKGEIISGPGQSADLFTGAEISRGGRAVMGLPSRNSKGDPNIVVMLRNLRNQFHMRESIDAVVTEYGIANLKWRTIRERAQALIDIAHPDDRQNLVEQAKEKKILFKDQIFLSESAHLYPMEIATEHIFKGGLKVRLRAIKPSDEEAMRRLFYRFSNTAIFRRFLFPISTMPHDKVQEYVNVDYSRVMSVVALAGEPDEETIIAEARFAKDDQSAFGELAFIVDEKYQGRGIATYLYKMLIRLAKERGLKGFTAEVLHANKDMMKVFEKGDLSIDARLENGLYTLTIPFDAESTIAEGSKP; encoded by the coding sequence ATGAGCAAAATCGATAATACCAGATGGGAAGATCGGGTTGTTGCGCCCAAGGATGTCCTGGCGCATATCAGGCCGGGCATGACCATTTTTCTGGGGAGCGGTGTGGCCGAACCGCGAACGTTGATGAAAACGCTCATTGATTCCGGCCTTTCCAATATCAATGACCTGGAATTGATCCAGCTCACCCGCCACAGCGACTTTCATTCTCTAAAAAAACTGGATTGGCAAAAATATCACCTGAAAACATTTTTCTCCACTATGGTGTCCACCGAGGCGGTCATAGCCGGAAATGTCGATTTGATTCCTGGTCGTTTTTCGCAGATCCCCAGAATTATCAAATCCAAAAGATTGCCGATCGATGTGGCTTTTGTTCAAATTACCCCTCCTAACGAAGACGGATACTGCAGTCTCGGGATAGCCGTTGATGTTGCCCGGGAAGCCATGGAGCAAGCCTCAGTGGTGGTCGGCGAAATCAACACCCAGATCCCTTTCACATTTGGCGACACAATTGTCCCAATCTCGGATTTTGACCTGCTGATCAAGTCAACCGAGCCCCCCACTTATTTTAAGCGCTGGCCGGTTAACAGCGCCATTGATCAGGTCGCCGCTAATATCGCTCAAGTGATCGAAGACGGGGACTGCATCAGCTTTTTCACCGGCGCTTTGTTCGAGGCTTTAGGTCGGCACCTTGCCCACAAGCGCCATCTGGGAATCCACTCGTACCTTTTTACGGATGCCTTGATGGATCTTGTTAAAAGCGGGGCCGTGACCAATTATCATAAAGCGGTCTTCCGGGGCAAATCAGTGGCTTCCTATGCTTTGGGAACACCTGCGTTGATGGCCTGGTTGGACCAAAATCCACTGGTGGAACTCCAAAGTATTGAACAGGTGTTTGATCCGACCCAAATCGGGCGCAATCCTAATTTTGTCGTTGTGCAACAAGCCCGCAAAGTGGATCTTCTGGGCCGAATTGCCTTTCCGACCGGGAAGGGAGAAATCATTTCAGGGCCGGGGCAGTCGGCAGATTTATTCACCGGCGCCGAGATTTCCCGTGGTGGGCGCGCCGTGATGGGACTGCCCAGCCGCAATTCAAAGGGGGATCCCAATATCGTGGTGATGTTGCGCAACCTCCGCAACCAGTTCCATATGCGTGAATCGATTGATGCGGTGGTCACCGAATACGGTATTGCCAACTTGAAATGGCGCACGATCCGTGAGCGCGCTCAGGCCTTGATCGATATTGCGCATCCTGATGACCGACAAAATCTCGTGGAACAGGCAAAAGAAAAAAAGATTTTGTTCAAAGACCAGATTTTTTTGTCCGAGAGCGCCCATTTATATCCCATGGAAATTGCAACTGAACACATCTTCAAAGGTGGATTGAAGGTCCGCCTCAGAGCCATCAAACCCTCAGATGAGGAGGCCATGCGCCGCCTTTTTTATCGATTTTCGAATACAGCCATTTTTCGACGCTTCCTGTTTCCCATCTCCACCATGCCCCATGACAAAGTACAAGAATACGTCAATGTTGATTATAGCCGGGTGATGTCGGTGGTGGCCCTGGCAGGGGAACCCGATGAGGAGACCATCATTGCCGAGGCAAGATTTGCCAAGGATGACCAGAGCGCATTTGGGGAACTGGCTTTTATCGTGGATGAAAAATACCAGGGACGGGGCATTGCCACTTACCTTTATAAAATGCTGATCCGGCTGGCAAAAGAGCGGGGCTTAAAGGGTTTTACCGCTGAAGTGCTGCATGCCAACAAGGATATGATGAAAGTATTTGAAAAGGGCGATTTGTCGATCGATGCACGCCTTGAGAATGGCCTTTATACGCTGACCATTCCTTTTGACGCAGAATCCACCATTGCTGAGGGCAGCAAACCTTAA
- a CDS encoding FMN-binding glutamate synthase family protein: MNLNQPNANDALQTKNRSRNVAPQSGICSRCLDGCKGNCDMFKATFRGRELLYPEPFGSVTAGADKDYPVDYSHLNIMGYALGAKGIASDPDQATFPNVDTETEYGVSNKVKLKVPIFTGALGSTDIARKNWDHFAIGAAISGISLVCGENVCGIDPALEIGENGLIKNSPEMDRRIEAYRRYHEGYGDIMIQLNVEDTRNGVAEYVIEKHGVETIELKWGQGAKCIGGEIKVNSLERAIELKKRGYIVTPDPEDPAHQAAFKAGPLKQFERHSRLGFVDQEGFMNEVQRLRNLGAKRITLKTGAYPMRELAMAIRWSSDADIDLLTIDGAPGGTGMSPWRMMTEWGIPAIYLHAMAYELCERLVKNGKRAPDLAFAGGFSSEDHVFKAIALGAPYCKAVCMGRALMIPGMVGKNTERWLRDEDGGLPSTVSKFGYAKEEIFMNYEVLKGKYGSEIEKLPLGAIGLYNVADKIKVGLQQLMAGSRNWKVNYISRDDIFSLTEECAKITGTQYVMDAYRHEALEIIDA, from the coding sequence ATGAATTTGAACCAACCCAATGCGAACGATGCCCTACAGACGAAAAACAGATCACGCAACGTTGCCCCCCAATCCGGTATTTGCAGCCGATGTTTGGATGGCTGCAAAGGAAACTGCGACATGTTCAAAGCCACGTTCCGCGGCCGTGAACTGTTATACCCCGAGCCGTTTGGCAGCGTGACCGCCGGGGCAGACAAGGATTACCCGGTTGACTACTCGCATTTGAACATTATGGGATATGCGCTGGGCGCCAAGGGAATTGCATCCGATCCGGACCAGGCCACGTTTCCCAACGTGGATACCGAAACCGAGTATGGTGTCAGCAACAAGGTCAAATTAAAGGTGCCCATATTTACCGGTGCTCTGGGCAGCACCGATATTGCGCGAAAAAACTGGGATCACTTTGCCATCGGCGCGGCCATCAGCGGTATCAGCCTCGTGTGTGGCGAAAATGTGTGCGGGATCGATCCGGCATTGGAAATCGGCGAAAACGGTCTGATTAAAAACTCACCCGAGATGGATCGCCGCATCGAGGCGTATCGCCGCTACCACGAGGGCTACGGTGATATTATGATTCAGCTGAACGTCGAGGACACCCGCAACGGCGTGGCTGAATATGTGATCGAAAAGCACGGGGTTGAAACCATCGAGCTCAAATGGGGCCAGGGGGCCAAATGCATCGGCGGTGAAATCAAGGTTAACTCTCTGGAGCGCGCCATCGAATTGAAAAAGCGCGGTTATATCGTCACCCCGGACCCGGAGGATCCGGCGCACCAGGCCGCATTTAAGGCCGGTCCGTTAAAGCAGTTTGAAAGGCATTCGCGCCTGGGTTTTGTGGATCAGGAGGGATTTATGAACGAAGTGCAGCGCCTGCGCAATTTGGGCGCCAAGCGCATCACCCTCAAGACCGGCGCTTATCCTATGCGTGAGCTGGCCATGGCCATTCGCTGGTCCAGTGATGCCGACATCGACCTGCTGACCATCGACGGGGCACCCGGCGGTACCGGCATGAGCCCCTGGCGCATGATGACCGAATGGGGCATTCCGGCCATTTACCTGCACGCCATGGCTTATGAGCTCTGCGAGCGGCTGGTCAAAAACGGCAAGCGCGCCCCGGATCTGGCTTTTGCAGGCGGCTTCTCGTCTGAAGACCACGTGTTTAAAGCCATCGCCCTGGGAGCGCCCTACTGCAAAGCGGTCTGCATGGGCCGGGCCCTGATGATTCCGGGTATGGTCGGCAAAAACACCGAGCGCTGGCTGCGCGATGAGGATGGCGGCCTGCCGTCGACCGTCTCGAAATTCGGATATGCCAAAGAAGAAATTTTTATGAACTATGAAGTTCTCAAGGGCAAATACGGCTCGGAAATTGAAAAACTGCCCCTGGGCGCCATCGGCCTCTATAATGTGGCCGATAAAATTAAAGTCGGCCTGCAGCAACTGATGGCTGGATCGCGCAACTGGAAGGTAAATTATATCAGCCGGGACGATATCTTCTCGTTGACCGAGGAGTGTGCCAAAATCACCGGCACCCAGTATGTGATGGATGCCTACCGGCATGAAGCATTGGAGATCATTGATGCCTAA
- the gdhA gene encoding NADP-specific glutamate dehydrogenase → MSDSELKQILARDPAEKEFHQAVREVVETIKPVLDHHPEYDQLGVLERITEPERVILFRVPWMDDGRKVRVNRGYQVEMSSALGPFKGALRFHPSVNLGILKFLAFEQTLKNALTTLPMGGAQGGSDFEPKGKSDDEVMRFCQSFMAELSHHIGQDTDIPDGGLGVGAREIGYMFGMYKKQRNEFSGVLTGKGLQWGGSYMRPQATGYGVVYFAAEMLANRNDTLEGKTCLVSGSGNVAQHTAEKIIELGGTVIALSDSSGFIHDPEGIDQKKLDFVKRLKNMKRGRIKEYVDKYSESNYTESDTSLDHNPFWSMKADCAFPCAMENEINENDAYNLINNGVKLVCEGADMPSSPEALRIFMDKKILFAPGKAANAGGVAVSGLEMAQNRMLLNWSAEEVDRRLKTIMKNIHQNCLEVADRYGLPGNYLAGANIAGFVRVVDATLDQGLI, encoded by the coding sequence ATGTCAGACAGCGAATTGAAACAGATTCTGGCAAGAGATCCGGCTGAAAAAGAATTTCACCAGGCGGTACGGGAAGTCGTTGAGACCATCAAGCCTGTTTTGGACCATCACCCTGAATATGACCAGCTGGGTGTTTTAGAGCGCATCACCGAACCTGAACGCGTGATCCTGTTCAGGGTGCCCTGGATGGATGATGGGCGCAAGGTGCGCGTCAACCGCGGCTACCAGGTGGAGATGAGCAGTGCTCTGGGCCCTTTCAAAGGCGCCTTGCGATTTCATCCCTCGGTTAATCTTGGCATTCTCAAATTTTTGGCTTTCGAGCAAACCCTTAAAAACGCGCTGACCACCCTGCCGATGGGCGGCGCTCAGGGCGGATCCGATTTTGAGCCCAAAGGAAAATCAGATGACGAGGTCATGCGGTTTTGCCAGAGTTTTATGGCCGAGCTGTCACACCACATCGGGCAGGACACCGATATCCCGGACGGCGGTCTGGGCGTGGGGGCCAGAGAAATCGGCTACATGTTCGGCATGTACAAAAAACAGCGCAATGAATTCAGCGGCGTTTTAACCGGCAAAGGGCTGCAGTGGGGCGGCAGCTATATGCGGCCCCAGGCCACCGGATACGGCGTGGTCTATTTTGCGGCCGAGATGCTCGCCAACCGCAATGACACCCTTGAGGGCAAGACCTGCCTGGTGTCCGGATCCGGCAACGTGGCCCAACACACGGCTGAAAAGATTATCGAGCTGGGCGGCACAGTCATCGCCCTCTCGGATTCATCCGGCTTTATCCACGATCCGGAAGGCATCGACCAAAAAAAGCTGGATTTTGTCAAGCGCCTCAAGAATATGAAACGCGGCCGCATCAAGGAATATGTCGATAAATATTCCGAATCGAATTACACCGAAAGCGATACATCCCTCGATCATAATCCGTTCTGGAGTATGAAAGCCGATTGCGCCTTTCCGTGCGCCATGGAAAACGAGATCAACGAAAACGATGCCTACAATTTGATTAACAACGGCGTCAAACTCGTCTGTGAAGGGGCCGACATGCCCTCCTCACCGGAGGCACTCAGAATCTTTATGGACAAAAAAATTCTGTTTGCGCCAGGCAAGGCTGCCAACGCCGGCGGCGTCGCCGTATCCGGTCTGGAAATGGCCCAAAACAGAATGCTGCTTAACTGGTCCGCCGAAGAGGTCGACCGTCGCCTGAAGACCATCATGAAAAACATCCACCAGAACTGCCTGGAGGTGGCCGATCGTTACGGCCTGCCCGGCAACTACCTGGCAGGCGCCAACATCGCCGGCTTCGTGCGGGTGGTCGACGCCACTCTGGATCAGGGACTGATCTGA